A window from Henckelia pumila isolate YLH828 unplaced genomic scaffold, ASM3356847v2 CTG_466, whole genome shotgun sequence encodes these proteins:
- the LOC140872536 gene encoding probable 6-phosphogluconolactonase 4, chloroplastic, translated as MAFSFQYFYANLCKIPNSSSPRSPACIPLTSSFLAAKPQFKPIGVKSADLRYRTKASMAEIVTPKSKGKVQVFDSEEELAVSLAKHTAQLCSEISKDRASFTVVLSGGSLVKSLRKLLEPPYIDSVDWSKWHVFWVDERVVPKDHPDSNYLLAYDEFLSKIPIPVGNVYAINDALSAEGAADDYETCLRHLVKTKTIENSEGTLFPKFDLMLLGMGPDGHIASLFPGHPLVHEKEKWVSFIKDSPKPPPERISFTLPVINSSAHVALVVAGAGKASAVYTALGDVSNSEVLPVQLVAPQGELTWFLDKGAASKL; from the exons ATGGCCTTCTCCTTCCAATATTTCTACGCCAACCTCTGCAAGATACCGAACTCTTCCTCTCCCCGATCTCCGGCCTGCATCCCCTTGACTTCGTCATTTCTCGCCGCGAAGCCCCAATTCAAACCGATCGGTGTAAAGTCTGCTGATTTGAGATACAGAACCAAGGCATCGATGGCGGAGATCGTGACTCCGAAGAGCAAAGGAAAAGTCCAAGTGTTTGACTCGGAGGAGGAGCTGGCGGTGTCGCTGGCCAAGCACACTGCCCAACTATGTAGTGAAATTTCCAAAGACAGAGCCTCATTCACCGTTGTTTTGTCCGGCGGGTCTCTTGTCAAGTCTCTCAG GAAATTGCTGGAACCTCCTTACATTGATTCGGTGGATTGGTCGAAATGGCACGTGTTTTGGGTGGATGAGAGAGTGGTGCCCAAGGATCATCCTGATAGCAATTACCTCCTCGCGTACGATGAATTTCTGTCCAAG ATTCCAATTCCTGTCGGTAATGTGTATGCCATAAATGACGCCTTGTCAGCCGAGGGTGCCGCAGATGACTACGAGACCTGCCTCAGGCACTTGGTGAAAACCAAAACAATCGAAAACTCTGAGGGCACATTGTTCCCCAAATTCGACCTTATGCTACTTGGTATGGGTCCTGATGGGCACATTGCTTCTTTGTTTCCGGGGCATCCTCTTGTTCATGAAAAAGAGAAGTGGGTTTCATTCATCAAGGATTCGCCTAAACCTCCCCCAGAGCGGATTTCCTTCACTCTCCCGGTCATTAATTCTTCTGCACACGTTGCACTGGTCGTGGCAGGTGCGGGTAAGGCTTCAGCCGTGTATACAGCACTTGGGGATGTTTCGAATTCTGAGGTGCTGCCCGTGCAGCTGGTCGCACCGCAAGGGGAGTTGACATGGTTTTTAGACAAGGGTGCGGCTTCAAAGCTATAG